In Paraburkholderia sp. PGU19, a single window of DNA contains:
- a CDS encoding PA4780 family RIO1-like protein kinase, giving the protein MKIPKRLAPLLEEGLIDEVIGQLMSGKEATVYVVRSGESTRCAKVYKDAKQRSFRQAASYRDGRKVKNSRQLRAMEKGTRYGRQMQEASWQNAEVDALFRLANAGVRVPQPYICTDGVLLMELVIDEVGDVAPRLNDVDLTEARALELHALLLNQVVRMLCAGVVHGDLSEYNILLAADGPVIIDLPQAVDAAGNNEAASMLKRDVDNLAAYFGRFAPQILTASYGTEIWALFEAGRLHVDAELTGRIEVDTRPVDLDGVLQELEATRLEEDARVRRQQELSAGR; this is encoded by the coding sequence ATGAAAATACCCAAACGACTTGCACCGCTTCTCGAAGAAGGACTTATCGACGAAGTCATTGGCCAGTTGATGAGCGGCAAGGAGGCAACAGTCTATGTCGTGCGCAGCGGCGAATCGACGCGTTGCGCCAAGGTCTACAAGGACGCGAAGCAGCGCAGTTTTCGGCAAGCCGCATCGTATCGGGACGGTCGCAAGGTCAAGAACAGCCGGCAGTTGCGGGCGATGGAAAAAGGTACGCGCTACGGCCGTCAGATGCAGGAAGCGTCATGGCAGAACGCCGAAGTGGACGCGCTGTTCCGGCTCGCCAACGCAGGTGTGCGCGTGCCGCAGCCCTATATTTGTACCGACGGCGTGTTGCTGATGGAACTGGTGATCGACGAGGTAGGCGACGTCGCACCACGACTCAACGACGTCGATCTGACGGAAGCCCGCGCCCTCGAACTGCACGCGCTGCTGCTGAACCAGGTTGTCCGCATGCTCTGCGCGGGCGTAGTTCACGGCGACCTGTCGGAATACAACATCCTGCTGGCAGCGGACGGACCGGTGATCATTGATCTGCCACAGGCGGTCGACGCAGCCGGCAACAACGAAGCCGCCTCGATGCTCAAGCGAGACGTCGACAACCTGGCCGCGTACTTCGGACGGTTTGCACCGCAAATACTCACCGCGAGTTATGGCACGGAGATCTGGGCGCTCTTCGAAGCAGGGCGGCTGCATGTCGATGCCGAACTGACCGGTCGCATCGAAGTCGACACGCGACCTGTGGACCTCGACGGCGTGCTGCAGGAACTCGAAGCGACACGTCTTGAGGAAGACGCGCGAGTGCGGCGACAGCAGGAACTGAGCGCAGGCCGGTAA
- the hmpA gene encoding NO-inducible flavohemoprotein produces the protein MLTQRTKDIVKATAPVLAEYGYAVIQRFYQRLFETHPELKNVFNMAHQEQGQQQQALARAVYAYAENIEDPASLTAVLKNIANKHASLGVMPEHYPIVGEHLLGAIKDVLGTAATEDIVSAWAQAYSNLADMLMGMECELYEGSAERLGGWTGWRTFVVREKRPESSVITSFVFEPADGGPVANFEPGQYTSIAVNVPALGLQQIRQYSLSDVPNGRSYRISVKRESGGAHPPGYVSCLLHDHVNVGDEVRLAAPYGSFHIDVSASTPIVLISGGVGLTPMISMLKKAIQDPQRQVVFVHGARNGAVHAMRDRLRETAAAHANFHLIVFYDEPLPQDTQGRDYDHAGFVDVNLIKNSILLPDADYYICGPIPFMRMQHDALKELSIHDARIHYEVFGPDLFAE, from the coding sequence ATGCTGACGCAGCGAACGAAGGACATCGTGAAGGCCACCGCGCCCGTTCTGGCCGAATATGGCTACGCCGTCATCCAGCGCTTCTATCAGCGCCTGTTCGAGACCCACCCTGAACTGAAGAATGTGTTCAACATGGCGCATCAGGAACAGGGGCAGCAACAGCAGGCGCTGGCGCGTGCCGTCTATGCCTACGCGGAGAATATCGAGGATCCCGCGAGCCTGACGGCAGTACTGAAAAACATCGCCAACAAGCATGCGAGCCTCGGCGTCATGCCGGAGCACTATCCGATCGTCGGCGAGCACCTGCTTGGCGCCATCAAGGACGTGCTCGGGACCGCGGCGACCGAGGATATTGTTTCCGCTTGGGCACAGGCCTACAGCAACCTGGCAGACATGCTGATGGGCATGGAGTGTGAGTTGTACGAAGGCTCAGCGGAGAGGCTGGGCGGCTGGACCGGGTGGCGCACCTTCGTTGTTCGCGAGAAGCGGCCGGAAAGCAGCGTCATCACCTCCTTTGTTTTTGAACCGGCCGATGGCGGACCCGTCGCCAACTTCGAACCCGGGCAATACACCAGTATCGCCGTGAACGTGCCGGCTCTGGGTTTGCAGCAGATTCGGCAGTACAGCCTCTCGGATGTGCCAAACGGACGCAGCTATCGCATCTCGGTCAAACGCGAGAGCGGCGGTGCGCACCCGCCAGGCTATGTCTCCTGCCTGTTGCACGATCACGTCAACGTCGGAGACGAGGTCAGGCTGGCCGCGCCATATGGCAGTTTTCATATCGATGTGAGCGCCAGCACGCCTATCGTGCTGATCAGCGGAGGCGTGGGGCTGACGCCGATGATCAGCATGCTCAAGAAAGCCATACAGGATCCTCAGCGGCAGGTGGTATTTGTCCACGGTGCTCGCAACGGCGCAGTGCATGCCATGCGTGACCGGCTGCGCGAGACAGCCGCGGCGCATGCCAATTTTCACCTGATTGTGTTTTATGACGAGCCGCTACCTCAGGATACTCAGGGCCGTGACTACGATCACGCAGGCTTCGTCGACGTCAATCTGATCAAGAATTCAATCCTGTTGCCGGACGCCGACTACTATATCTGCGGACCGATCCCCTTTATGCGCATGCAACATGACGCGCTGAAGGAGCTCAGCATCCATGACGCTCGCATTCACTACGAAGTGTTCGGTCCAGACCTGTTCGCCGAATAA
- a CDS encoding MASE1 domain-containing protein, which yields MATIRDNSRFSLILHTGIVAVAYFAGAKLGLSYAVVGGAISLVWPSSGIALVALLALGIEVAPGIAVGSFLANMWGACLQSWPR from the coding sequence ATGGCCACCATTCGGGACAATTCCAGGTTCAGCCTCATCCTGCACACCGGAATTGTTGCAGTGGCGTATTTCGCAGGTGCGAAGCTAGGACTTTCCTATGCGGTAGTGGGCGGCGCAATCTCTCTTGTATGGCCCTCCAGCGGCATCGCTCTCGTTGCGCTGCTCGCTCTGGGCATCGAAGTTGCCCCGGGAATTGCCGTTGGCTCTTTCCTGGCCAACATGTGGGGGGCGTGCCTCCAGTCGTGGCCGCGCTGA
- a CDS encoding ATP-binding protein encodes MSTAISGLVGTTALLEGGLVPLAGYAAALLKWTCSTRCCRYRAAQEAINNALKYCHGHHIWVDLERAGGLQTLSISDDGVGIGPEEMERAAGLGLHSLRHRASLLGGSCTVTRNGLGGTTVAISYPLPEDSGHAQQMR; translated from the coding sequence ATGAGTACGGCAATCAGTGGGCTGGTCGGCACGACCGCGCTGCTAGAAGGTGGCCTGGTGCCGCTCGCTGGGTACGCAGCGGCCCTTCTGAAATGGACTTGCTCGACCCGCTGCTGCAGGTACCGTGCAGCACAGGAAGCCATCAACAACGCGCTGAAATATTGTCACGGCCACCACATCTGGGTTGACCTCGAGCGGGCGGGCGGTCTGCAGACACTTTCCATCAGTGACGACGGGGTAGGCATCGGCCCGGAAGAAATGGAGCGTGCCGCGGGTCTTGGACTGCACAGCCTGCGTCACCGGGCAAGCCTGCTGGGCGGCTCCTGCACCGTGACCCGCAACGGCCTGGGCGGCACCACCGTCGCCATCAGTTATCCGCTACCGGAGGATTCCGGCCATGCACAGCAAATGCGCTAG
- a CDS encoding response regulator transcription factor, whose protein sequence is MHSKCASPGRATQILIVDDHPIIRDGMTLLLNLQEGLHVCCAAGSTEEALAAMDCQPDMAIVDISLQTDSGLELVKTLRHRYPDLGILVLSMHDESLFAERALRSGANGYLMKLEATEHVVSAIREVLAGNIYMSAAMHEKLARALAVPHKKPEGPIARLSEREFEVLHLIGLGFSTREIAEKLSRSVKTIEAHQANIREKLNIRNGKELTRFAIQWIESQ, encoded by the coding sequence ATGCACAGCAAATGCGCTAGCCCAGGCCGTGCGACGCAAATCCTCATCGTGGATGATCACCCCATCATCCGGGACGGGATGACGCTTTTGCTCAATCTGCAAGAAGGTCTGCACGTCTGCTGTGCAGCGGGCAGCACCGAAGAGGCGCTCGCGGCGATGGACTGCCAGCCCGACATGGCCATTGTGGACATTAGCCTGCAAACGGACTCCGGCCTCGAACTTGTCAAGACTCTGCGTCACCGCTATCCAGATTTGGGAATCCTCGTCCTCAGCATGCATGACGAAAGCCTCTTTGCCGAACGCGCCCTGCGGTCCGGGGCAAACGGGTACCTGATGAAACTCGAGGCCACTGAGCATGTCGTGAGCGCCATCCGCGAAGTGCTGGCGGGCAATATTTACATGAGTGCTGCCATGCATGAGAAGCTCGCGCGGGCGCTTGCCGTACCTCACAAAAAGCCCGAGGGCCCGATTGCGAGACTGTCGGAACGGGAATTCGAAGTCCTACACCTGATCGGCCTCGGCTTCAGCACCCGTGAAATTGCGGAGAAGCTGAGCCGGAGCGTGAAGACCATCGAAGCGCACCAGGCCAATATCAGAGAAAAGCTGAACATCCGTAACGGCAAGGAGCTGACGCGGTTCGCAATTCAGTGGATCGAGAGCCAATAA
- a CDS encoding CBS domain-containing protein — MRAFDVMTPSVVTARPDMTIHDAAKLFVDNHIGGMPVVDANGQVVGIVSHRDLLHRVENGTGSSKRPWWLEILASSPRDQAARYVKEHGRLVGDVMCDQVISIAEDMPLQQIADLMERRHLKRVPVMKDGKLVGIVCRGNLIRALANVEPRVDGQAHDDASLRDAIVREMHGQRWGLPKQSVLVKDGVAHLWGVSESDEERRAIRIAAEGVPGVKRVESHVLQSPGVIPTL, encoded by the coding sequence ATGCGCGCATTCGACGTCATGACTCCCTCCGTCGTCACCGCCAGACCGGACATGACGATCCACGACGCTGCAAAACTGTTTGTCGACAACCATATCGGCGGTATGCCGGTTGTCGATGCGAACGGACAGGTAGTGGGCATTGTCAGTCATCGCGACCTGCTGCATCGCGTAGAGAACGGTACAGGGAGCAGCAAGCGCCCGTGGTGGCTCGAAATTCTTGCGTCGTCGCCTCGTGACCAGGCTGCGCGGTATGTGAAGGAGCACGGTCGACTCGTGGGCGACGTCATGTGCGACCAGGTGATTTCGATCGCTGAAGACATGCCCCTCCAGCAGATTGCAGATCTCATGGAGCGTCGGCACCTCAAACGCGTGCCGGTGATGAAGGACGGCAAGCTGGTCGGCATCGTGTGCCGGGGAAACCTGATTCGCGCGCTCGCGAACGTCGAACCGCGCGTGGACGGGCAAGCGCATGACGATGCGAGCCTGCGCGACGCGATCGTTCGCGAAATGCACGGACAGCGCTGGGGGCTGCCAAAACAGAGCGTTCTCGTCAAGGACGGCGTCGCCCATCTGTGGGGTGTGAGCGAGTCCGACGAGGAAAGGCGCGCGATCCGCATCGCCGCCGAGGGTGTGCCCGGCGTCAAACGCGTAGAGAGCCACGTGCTGCAGTCTCCGGGTGTGATTCCAACGCTGTAG
- a CDS encoding DUF4148 domain-containing protein, with amino-acid sequence MKFLVQTVVILTVLATPVISFAQANSTVTREQVRADLIQLEQAGYHVGDGDNTNYPADIQAAEARVAAQNGASSYGGVVSGTSASGAPAPVTGLQPIYFGQ; translated from the coding sequence ATGAAATTCCTTGTGCAAACTGTCGTTATCCTTACTGTCTTGGCTACTCCGGTTATTTCGTTCGCACAAGCGAACAGCACCGTGACACGTGAACAAGTCCGCGCCGATCTCATCCAGCTCGAACAGGCTGGCTATCACGTCGGTGACGGCGACAATACAAACTATCCTGCTGATATCCAGGCTGCCGAAGCGCGCGTCGCGGCGCAGAACGGCGCAAGCAGTTACGGTGGTGTGGTCAGCGGGACGTCAGCGTCTGGTGCACCCGCGCCTGTTACCGGCTTGCAGCCGATTTACTTCGGTCAGTAA
- a CDS encoding DUF4148 domain-containing protein: MTELGLTGCSTQQEVIVKSVIFAVAATSAFAVSLAAFAQSDTAPRTRAEVRAELQQIEQAGYNPAAGKDRNYPQDIQAAERRLSYGGVKSGSSASGSPAIAPADSSDNKAIKP, encoded by the coding sequence ATGACAGAACTGGGCTTAACCGGGTGCAGTACGCAACAGGAGGTCATCGTGAAATCGGTCATTTTCGCAGTCGCCGCCACTTCCGCTTTCGCCGTATCGCTGGCGGCATTCGCCCAGTCGGACACGGCGCCCCGCACACGCGCCGAGGTGCGCGCCGAACTCCAGCAAATAGAACAGGCCGGCTACAACCCCGCGGCGGGTAAAGACAGGAACTATCCGCAGGATATTCAGGCGGCTGAAAGACGCCTCTCATACGGCGGCGTAAAGAGTGGATCATCGGCATCAGGATCGCCCGCGATCGCACCGGCCGATTCCTCGGACAACAAGGCCATCAAGCCGTAA
- a CDS encoding MBL fold metallo-hydrolase, with amino-acid sequence MTKLPIADRWFELKRISDDITLLWEPHVVPLMRCNIWHVRGRDRDLMIDTGMGIVSLLDAAKHLLQKDVTAVATHTHPDHIGGHHEFEHTLVHELEADNLRSPREPGTLLASVLGAEAIRRYREAGYPFDGDLITALPGADYSISDYRVRAATVTEIVKEGNIVDLGNRHFEVLHLPGHSPGSIGLWEAASGTLFSGDAIYDGPLLDEIGGADIPTYVRTMKRLRELPVQVVHAGHDGSFGRDRLVELVDAYLAKRT; translated from the coding sequence ATGACCAAGTTACCGATTGCCGACCGATGGTTCGAACTCAAACGCATCAGCGACGACATTACCCTGCTTTGGGAACCCCACGTCGTGCCGCTGATGCGCTGCAATATCTGGCATGTGCGCGGACGCGACCGGGATCTGATGATCGACACAGGAATGGGTATCGTCAGTCTGCTGGATGCTGCCAAACACCTGCTGCAGAAGGACGTCACCGCTGTTGCCACGCATACGCACCCGGATCATATCGGCGGACATCATGAGTTCGAGCACACGCTGGTTCACGAGTTGGAGGCAGATAACCTGCGCTCGCCGCGTGAACCAGGCACCCTTCTGGCGTCGGTATTGGGCGCCGAAGCAATTCGCCGGTACCGCGAAGCAGGTTATCCTTTCGACGGCGATCTGATCACGGCCCTTCCTGGCGCTGATTACTCAATATCCGATTATCGTGTGCGTGCCGCAACGGTCACGGAAATCGTCAAGGAAGGGAACATCGTCGATCTCGGCAACCGGCATTTTGAAGTCCTGCATCTACCCGGCCACTCACCGGGCAGCATCGGCCTATGGGAAGCGGCATCCGGCACACTGTTCTCGGGCGATGCGATCTACGATGGCCCGCTGCTGGATGAGATAGGCGGTGCGGATATTCCGACTTATGTGCGCACGATGAAGCGCTTGCGTGAATTGCCTGTGCAAGTGGTCCACGCTGGACACGACGGGAGCTTCGGGCGGGACCGACTGGTCGAGTTGGTCGATGCCTATCTGGCTAAACGCACCTGA
- a CDS encoding PucR family transcriptional regulator codes for MITVQELLDTPSLRLAALAGSSGLTRTITWAHAVDLPDPWRWIAAGNLVMTTGAGLPRNASDQIVWLEKLARSNASALVVARQADAPELSREMLKAADRLMFPVLEASFELEFVQLSKHVIESVLQAQRDRFRASEQLFETYATALREVPDMAGRLTVLSDRLQLGLAIEDARSGAIIVASSPLPSSVESDPVFVERVAIGGRARADLVIYRRDAQALQDPLLVRSFLGLLEIELERMMIDRDHLREQGAALLRSLLMGEAEFSFRPMLERRGLTGTLVVLAISPGKRGPWSVAEIHHAPPLHTRTPLLLEDDVLLALAQDHAGTLECLRIGLGDGTVLGISGPVTEAAGFRESVRQARLALAQAHEARKGLVRYGEIDTGYITMPRSLAEASALVGRYLGPVIEYDRVHGTTLLATLTTFLENDGNWKSTAFDLEIHRQTLVYRLKHIEQLTGVKPTTTDGITRLWLALQAGKAANLLSGSPLKSSDG; via the coding sequence ATGATTACCGTGCAGGAGTTGCTTGATACCCCTTCCCTGAGACTGGCGGCGCTCGCTGGCTCGTCTGGACTGACGCGGACCATCACGTGGGCCCATGCCGTCGATCTGCCCGATCCCTGGAGATGGATTGCGGCGGGCAATCTTGTCATGACGACGGGTGCTGGCCTGCCGCGCAATGCATCGGACCAGATTGTCTGGCTGGAGAAACTGGCGCGCAGCAATGCCAGTGCATTGGTCGTCGCACGCCAGGCCGATGCGCCGGAATTGTCGCGCGAGATGCTCAAAGCGGCAGACCGTCTTATGTTCCCGGTGCTGGAAGCGAGCTTCGAGCTTGAATTCGTGCAGTTGTCCAAGCATGTGATCGAGAGTGTGCTGCAAGCTCAACGCGACCGTTTCAGAGCCAGCGAACAACTGTTCGAGACTTATGCGACCGCACTGCGCGAAGTTCCCGACATGGCCGGACGACTGACCGTTCTATCGGACCGGTTGCAACTCGGGCTGGCAATCGAAGATGCCCGCAGCGGCGCGATCATCGTTGCCTCGAGCCCCTTGCCGTCTTCTGTCGAGAGCGATCCAGTCTTTGTCGAACGCGTCGCTATCGGCGGACGGGCGAGAGCGGACCTGGTCATTTATCGTCGAGACGCGCAAGCGCTACAGGATCCGCTGCTGGTGCGCTCTTTTCTCGGCCTGCTTGAGATCGAGCTGGAACGAATGATGATCGACCGCGACCACCTGCGGGAACAAGGCGCAGCACTCCTGCGCAGCCTGTTGATGGGCGAGGCTGAGTTTTCCTTCCGTCCCATGCTGGAGCGCCGCGGGTTGACGGGCACGCTCGTCGTGCTCGCGATCTCTCCCGGAAAGCGAGGACCTTGGAGCGTAGCCGAGATCCATCACGCGCCACCTTTGCACACCCGCACGCCCTTGCTGCTCGAAGACGACGTGCTGCTCGCGCTGGCTCAGGATCATGCCGGCACGCTCGAATGCCTGCGAATCGGCCTGGGCGACGGCACCGTGCTCGGCATCAGCGGCCCGGTCACGGAGGCTGCCGGCTTTCGCGAGAGCGTGCGCCAGGCACGCCTTGCGCTGGCACAGGCACATGAAGCCCGAAAGGGTCTGGTGCGCTACGGAGAAATCGACACTGGCTATATCACGATGCCGAGGTCGCTTGCCGAAGCGAGCGCGCTGGTCGGCCGCTATCTCGGTCCTGTGATCGAGTATGACCGTGTCCACGGTACCACCCTGCTCGCGACGTTGACGACGTTTCTCGAGAACGACGGCAACTGGAAATCCACCGCCTTCGACCTGGAGATCCATCGTCAGACGCTTGTCTACCGCCTGAAACATATCGAGCAACTGACGGGCGTCAAACCGACCACCACCGACGGCATCACCCGCCTGTGGCTCGCCCTTCAGGCGGGAAAGGCCGCCAATCTGTTGTCTGGCTCGCCTTTGAAATCGTCAGATGGATAG
- a CDS encoding amino acid permease, producing the protein MPIQTELDPRLKHALKTRHISMLALGGVIGAGLFVGSSAVIASTGPGAFITYAITGLIVALIMRMLGEMAAAQPMKGSFVDYARLAYGDVAGYAMGWLYWYFWVIVVGFEAVVGGQTIHAWLPTIPVWIISLGLMAMMTALNLLSVKSFGEAEYWFAGVKIVAIAAFLIIAGAYVFHLWPGSTATFSNLTAHGGFFPKGAGKLFTGVVVVIFSMTGVEVATIAAAESEHPERNVRRAVNTVMARILIFFVLSAFFIVVAQPWTDIVPGKSPFVATLEKIGIPGAATVLTAVILVAVLSVLNAGLYTSSRLLLVLSSNDEAPKWVGRVNRRGVPAWGVIASTLVGYGCVVIAALWPDTVFLFLINSSGAVFLFVYLMICLSQLKLRGEWERRDVLKLRMWGHPWLPILVTVTIVAVLVSMALDPKTQISLLQSVIALIVIVASYPMFCVKGKRKQMRAATPSAANRT; encoded by the coding sequence ATGCCTATCCAGACGGAGCTCGATCCGCGGCTAAAACACGCTCTGAAAACCCGGCATATCAGCATGCTGGCCCTCGGAGGTGTGATTGGAGCAGGTTTATTCGTAGGCTCAAGCGCAGTCATTGCGTCGACCGGACCCGGCGCATTTATCACCTATGCCATCACGGGATTGATCGTCGCGCTGATCATGCGCATGCTGGGCGAAATGGCAGCAGCACAACCCATGAAGGGTTCGTTCGTCGACTATGCGCGCCTCGCTTATGGCGACGTGGCCGGCTATGCAATGGGATGGCTGTACTGGTACTTCTGGGTGATCGTGGTCGGCTTCGAGGCCGTGGTCGGCGGCCAGACTATCCATGCATGGCTTCCCACCATTCCCGTCTGGATCATCTCACTAGGGCTGATGGCGATGATGACGGCGCTCAATCTGTTGTCCGTCAAATCATTCGGCGAAGCTGAATACTGGTTCGCGGGCGTCAAGATTGTCGCCATTGCTGCTTTCCTGATCATCGCGGGCGCCTACGTTTTTCATCTCTGGCCAGGATCGACAGCAACATTCTCCAATCTGACCGCACACGGTGGCTTCTTTCCCAAGGGCGCGGGCAAGCTGTTCACGGGCGTCGTGGTCGTGATCTTCTCCATGACTGGCGTGGAAGTCGCGACCATTGCTGCGGCCGAATCCGAGCACCCTGAGCGCAACGTTCGCCGCGCAGTCAACACGGTGATGGCCCGCATCCTGATCTTCTTCGTTCTCTCTGCGTTCTTCATCGTCGTCGCTCAGCCGTGGACAGACATCGTGCCGGGCAAATCGCCGTTCGTGGCGACGCTCGAGAAGATCGGCATCCCGGGCGCCGCAACCGTATTGACAGCTGTCATTCTCGTGGCCGTGCTGTCCGTGCTCAACGCTGGACTCTATACATCGTCGCGTCTGTTGCTGGTCCTGAGTTCGAACGATGAAGCGCCGAAGTGGGTGGGTCGTGTCAATCGCCGTGGCGTGCCGGCCTGGGGCGTCATCGCTTCGACACTCGTCGGATACGGCTGCGTGGTGATCGCGGCGCTCTGGCCTGACACGGTGTTCCTGTTCCTGATCAACTCGTCGGGCGCGGTGTTTCTGTTCGTCTATCTGATGATCTGTCTGTCACAACTCAAGCTGCGGGGCGAATGGGAACGTCGCGACGTCCTTAAGCTGCGCATGTGGGGCCATCCGTGGTTGCCTATTCTCGTGACCGTCACCATCGTCGCGGTTCTGGTCAGCATGGCGCTGGATCCGAAGACCCAGATCAGCCTTCTGCAAAGCGTCATCGCACTGATCGTCATCGTGGCTTCCTACCCAATGTTTTGCGTCAAGGGCAAGCGCAAGCAGATGCGGGCAGCGACACCATCGGCGGCAAATCGCACGTGA
- a CDS encoding FAD-dependent oxidoreductase produces MPSAQELTQLPNRPLWHEPSRARDMLDREEEADVVIVGAGYTGLWTAYYLLKAQPSLKIVLLEREAVGFGASGRNGGWASAIFPISLERVAHMYSHAAALHLQTAMNETVNEIGRVLDLEGIEADYAKQGFLSLARSQPQFDRIQASVDASVRFGLPDQWRALDAKEASTRIGAERVLGGLYTEHCALIHPGKLVRGLAAVVEAMGARIFEKTAALDIAPGQVTTAHAAVKASTVVRATEAFSCQLPENSRSVIPLYSLVLATEPLPQALRQRLRLDHRLAFNDMRHLRVYGQVTAEGRLVFGGRGAPYRFGSRITAEDDLVDKVHANIHAAMLEFFPDLADARITHRWGGALGVSRDWCPTVSMDKRARIAWAGNYVGDGVATSNLAGRILRNLILDCDDEINQLPVVNHRSPAWEPEPFRWIGVNGGLTAAGFSDFEERVTNQPSRTARVLEKLTGAH; encoded by the coding sequence ATGCCATCCGCACAAGAACTGACGCAACTTCCAAACCGCCCGCTGTGGCACGAACCCTCGCGCGCGCGGGACATGCTGGACCGCGAAGAAGAGGCCGATGTCGTGATCGTCGGCGCAGGTTATACGGGACTATGGACTGCGTACTACCTGCTGAAGGCACAGCCATCGCTAAAGATTGTCCTGCTGGAGCGCGAAGCAGTTGGCTTCGGTGCTTCGGGACGCAACGGAGGGTGGGCGTCGGCGATATTTCCGATTTCACTCGAACGTGTGGCGCACATGTATTCGCACGCCGCCGCATTGCATTTGCAGACCGCGATGAACGAGACAGTCAACGAGATTGGACGCGTGCTCGACCTCGAAGGCATCGAGGCCGATTATGCGAAGCAAGGCTTTCTTTCTCTTGCACGCAGTCAGCCGCAGTTCGATCGGATTCAGGCCTCGGTCGATGCGTCGGTTCGCTTTGGATTGCCCGATCAATGGCGCGCGCTCGATGCGAAGGAAGCCTCGACGCGGATCGGCGCGGAGCGGGTGCTGGGCGGTCTTTACACCGAGCATTGCGCGCTGATTCATCCCGGCAAACTGGTGCGCGGCCTGGCAGCCGTCGTAGAAGCGATGGGTGCACGCATTTTCGAAAAGACGGCCGCGCTCGATATCGCGCCCGGACAGGTGACTACCGCGCATGCCGCCGTCAAGGCGAGTACGGTGGTGCGAGCAACCGAGGCATTTTCCTGCCAGTTGCCGGAGAACAGCCGCTCCGTCATTCCGCTGTACTCCCTGGTACTGGCGACGGAGCCCCTGCCTCAGGCGCTTCGCCAGCGGCTGAGGCTCGATCATCGGCTGGCATTCAACGACATGCGCCATCTGAGGGTGTATGGACAGGTGACAGCGGAAGGCCGATTGGTGTTTGGCGGCCGCGGCGCGCCATATCGCTTCGGCTCCAGGATTACAGCGGAGGATGACCTGGTCGACAAGGTGCATGCCAACATCCACGCTGCCATGCTCGAGTTCTTCCCCGACCTCGCCGATGCGCGCATCACGCATCGCTGGGGCGGCGCGCTCGGCGTGTCGCGGGACTGGTGCCCGACGGTGAGCATGGACAAAAGGGCGCGCATTGCCTGGGCCGGAAATTACGTAGGCGACGGCGTCGCAACGAGTAACCTGGCCGGCCGCATCTTGCGCAATCTGATTCTCGATTGCGACGACGAGATCAATCAGTTGCCTGTTGTCAACCATCGCTCACCGGCGTGGGAGCCGGAGCCTTTTCGCTGGATCGGCGTCAATGGCGGTCTCACAGCGGCGGGCTTCAGTGATTTTGAAGAACGTGTAACCAACCAGCCATCGCGTACAGCACGAGTCCTTGAAAAGCTGACGGGTGCGCATTGA
- a CDS encoding cupin domain-containing protein has translation MTRFTIVKAADIASDRLASAGQRAGADSGDPQIAVKTLAPEAVGNLGIWECQRGGWPVINRPDTEFTYIISGRARLTDDSTGEVAEITGGDLVILPPGWTGRWDVLEPVRKIYAIY, from the coding sequence ATGACGAGATTCACCATCGTCAAAGCCGCCGATATTGCTTCGGACCGACTCGCTTCAGCCGGCCAGCGCGCCGGGGCCGATAGCGGCGATCCCCAGATTGCTGTGAAGACGCTTGCGCCCGAGGCGGTTGGCAATCTGGGCATATGGGAATGTCAGCGGGGCGGCTGGCCCGTGATAAATCGCCCCGATACCGAATTCACATACATCATTTCTGGCCGCGCCAGGCTCACCGACGATTCAACAGGGGAAGTGGCCGAGATCACCGGTGGAGATCTCGTGATCTTGCCGCCCGGTTGGACGGGGCGCTGGGATGTACTGGAACCCGTTCGCAAGATCTACGCGATTTATTGA